TGATTGCTTGCTGTAGAAACAACCCAGAGAACAGTCCTACAAAAAGTTTTTTCACGAATAAGCCTGATGCTTTAGATACTTTAGCCGTTCTCTCTGCCTGAATGGGAGGCCTCAAAATGAATCTTTTTGATTTACTCAATCCGAGAATGTTCCGGCCGCTGACAGGGCGAAATCAGCGCATTTATGCTGACTTGCTGATGCTGATCTGGGACAGATGCAGCACATCCCAGGACTACAGCATCGGGAAAGGTGCTCTTACAGAACTGGCAGAGACCTATATGGAAGGACTGGGCACGATCCTGCCGCTTGATGAAGAGGATTCCCCGGGCGAATCAGCCACGGATGCCAGGAGCCAAGGATTGCTGTTTGTGCGCCGTTTACGGGACGCAGGGTGGGTGGAAGATCTGGAGGGCGGATATGAGGAGGAAAACCGCACGGCCCTGTCTGCCCTGGCTGTCCGTCTGCTGCAACTTTTTGATGAACTGCTCCATCCCAAGACTGTCACATACAGCGGAAAGCTTTTAAAGGCTTATCGATTGCTCCAGGACATGGAGCACGAAAAAAGCCCTTATGAAAATGTGCTCAAAGAGGTCTCCGCTGACATGGCGGACCTGAACACCTCTCTGCGGCAGCTCAATGCATCTATCGGGAGCTACATCGACCAGCTGACTCGGAATCGGACCCCTCAGGAAGTCTTGGACCTATTTCAGCAATATGAGGACGAAGTCGTGGTGGCGGCCTACCACCGTTTTAAAACCAGTGACAATCTGTTCCAATATAGGACAGAGATCCTAGAGGGCTTGGATGCCTGCAACGGGCAGTATGCTGAGGCATTGGCTGCGGATTACTGCAGAGTGGAGCGGGTCAGCGAGTCGGAAGCCGCCATTGCAGTACGAAGGCTGGTTCAGAAAGTGCGGGATGATCTGGAGATTATGCGGGATCTGCTCTCGGAGATCGATCGCAACCATGTGACCTACCGGAAGCGGGCTGTGCAGCGGGCACAGTTCATGCTGCTCTCCGACGGCTCCGCTCAAGGAAAAATCAGCGATCTGCTGCGGTATTACGCCCAAACCATTCAGCGCCCGGAAGAGCTGTTCGAGCCAGACGAGAGCCCCTTGAGCCGCCATTGGAAATTCTATCCCACAGAGATCCTAGGCAGGAACTTTCTCAAGCCAGCCGTTAACAGCCGAAAACCCACTCCTATCGAGCAGGCACCTCCGGAACCGCCCATATCCGAGGAGGAACTCCAGCGCCAGCAGGAACTGCTGCTGGAATATGTCCGCCAGGCGGTCACTCTGGAAAATGTAAATCGTTTTGCCGGCCAGGTGCTGAACCACCGAGAGACGGTTTCCGCTCTGGAACTGGCTTCCACGCAAAGTCAGGAATTTATCAAAATCATCGGACTTCACACATACTCACAATCCCCCGACCGCAATTATGAGATCTCCGAACAGGAGGAATGGGTCTCCTGCGGTGGGTTCCGATTCCAGCAGTTCTGGATACGCAGGCGAAGCTGAAAGAGAGGTTTCTATGGACGTAAGAGAGGTCGCCAACTATTTGCTCAACCACTGCTTTCTTCCGTCGCAGGCGGAAGACCTGCTGGAAAAGCATTACTATGCGGTCAATCACTTGGAGGAGCTGCGCCGGATCTTCAAGCCCCTTGGCTATACGGTTGTCTACCATTCCGCGCCTCTGAAGGTGATCGCACTGGTCAGCGAGTATGAGGGCAACCAAGCGAAGCTGAATAAATATGAGAGCATCCTGCTGTTAATTTTCCGGCTACTGTATTTGCAAAAGCGGGAGAAGCTCTCTCTGGATGGAGCGCATGTCGTCGCCACAGTGGGAGAGATCCAGGAGGAGTATCAAAAGCTGGGTCTTCCCCGCAAGCTGGACCGGATCACGCTGGAAGCCATCCTGCGGACCCTCAAGACCTACAATCTGGCAAAGCCGCTGGACCGTCTCACCGAGGAAGAAGCCAAAATCGAGATCTATCCCACTGTTATTCTGGCGTTGCCAGACAATGTCCTGAAGTCATCCAGGGATGAGACGGCAGCGGCACTGGACAAATACCGCAAAGCCGGTGAGGAGGATGATGTATGATTGCACTGTGCCGCCTGCGGCTGATCAACTGGCATAATTTTGTCAACGACCTTCTGAATATCCAGCAGATCACCTATCTGATCGGCGTCAACGGTGTGGGCAAGACCACGATCCTGGACGCCCTGCGGTATTGCCTCACCACGAGCAAAAGCTTCAACGCCCTGGGCAACCGCAAGAGCAAGCGAACACTGCTGGGCTCGGTACACGGCAAACAGCGGGATCAGGACGGAGACCGTCCCCGGTACAGCCGCAAGGGGCATACTGTATCCTATGTCGGCGCCGAATTTCGGGATGATACCGCAGCCCCTGGGAAGGACACCTTTGTCATTACGGTCCGGGTGGAATCTGAGAAACCTGACGAGGACATGCGTCACGTACAGCAGCGCTGGTACATCTCTCCCCGGGGCGTCATGCTGGAGGACCTCCCCTTCCTGGGCCCCGACTATATTCCCACAAAGCGGGAACAGTTCTGCCCGAAAAATGGGAAAATGCGGGATACCGACAATCAAAAGCTGGCAAAAGACCTGATCTGCCGCGCGCTGGGGATTGGAGCAGCAGACTCCCCGTTGGGGAAGAAATTCTGTGCGGTATTTCCCATGGGTACCGGGATGGACGACATTGAGGACTTCCGGGAATTCATCTATCACTACATCCTCCCCCAGCCGGAAATTGACCCCCAAGCACTGCAGCAGGAGCAGATCGAATTGGATCATCTGAACGACGTGCTGCTCCAGGCAAAGGAGCGGGCGCAGCTGCTGACGGAGATCGGTACCCTGGGTGAAACTGCCCGTTCCAAGCAGCGGGACTGCAGAGTGAACCAGGGGTTTGTTCTATATGCCAGCCAACAGGCGGCAGAGGGGGCAGAGGAGCAGATCCTCTCTGCCATCTGCGACGGAAACCGGGAGATCGACCGTCTGCAAGAAGAGCTGCAGTATCAGAAGGAGCGGACGGAGCAGGCCCACCAGCGGTGGATGGATGCCCTGCGGGAAAACCAGAACAGCCCGGAACGCCAGCAGCTGCAGGTCTTCGAGGATCTGGTAAAAGACCGTGAAAAAGACTACACGGAGGCCCGAAAAGCCCTCTCCTCTCTACAAAACGCCAAACAGGAGCTGGAAGCCCTCAATCGAAAGCTGTCCGACTGCAGACGAGCACTTCCGGCCGAACAGATGCCGGATGCCATTGAGCAGCTGCCGGAGCAGCGGCAGACGGAGCAGCTCACCGCCATGGAACAATTGCTTCGGGAGCGGGAAGATTCCCTGGATCAGGAGGAATTTCAGGTCCGAAGCGATCTCCAACAGCTGAAGGAGCGGCAAAAAGCCCTTCAGGCGAAAATTGAAACGCTGGAAAAGGGCCAGTTGGTCTATCCGGATCAGGACCGGGCAAAACGGGTCTGCCAGGCCATCAACCGGGAGTTGGCCCAGCAGGGTATGGAGGCCGATGCCCGCATTCTCTGCGAGATCCTGACGGTACAAGAGCCCGACTGGCAGGCGTGTATCGAAGCCTGTCTGGGAAACCGCCGCTTCGACATTTTCGTCTCCCCCCGGCATTACCGTACCGCCAAACGGGTATTTGAGCATCTGAAAGCCGAGGTCGGACAGGTCAGCCTTCTGGACAGTCCTGCTCTGGAGCGGGATGGCGAAAAAGACGCCGCCTCCCCGCAACTCAGTACTCTCGCCGCCAAAGTCACCAGTGAAAACTGGCTGGCCAAATACTATGTGCAGAACCTGCTGGGGCAAATCGTCTGCTGCGATACGTCGGAGGCGCTGGAAGCGTATCCCCAGAGCGCCACAAAAGATCTTCTGCGGCACTATCCTTATCGGTTGGCACGTCTGCGAACGCCCGTGCTGTATATCGGTATGGAAGCCCGCAAGCAGCAGCTGAAAGCTGCCTGGGAGGAGTTTTCAGCTTTGCGCGGACAGCTGACCGAGTGCACCGCCCAGGCACAGTCCCTGCGGGATATTCTGGAGCAATGCCGCCGCGTTCTGCACAGCAGCGTTCTGGAGGATCTGCGCAAAAACTGGGGCAGCGTCCAGCGGCACCAAGCCAGTTGGCAGGCGCTGGAGCAGGCACGGCAGGAATACGAGATGTGGAAGGAAAATCCCATTCTCCAGGCAAAGATCACCGCCGAACATCTCTGCCAGGAAGAATGGACGCGGCAGGATCAAAAGCGGGTGGAAATCGAAGCCACCCTCCGCTCCCAAACGAATAAAGTCCAGGAAAAACAAGGGATGCAGGAGCAGGCCAGCCGGGAGGCGGAAGACGCCAGAGCAGGCTGGCTGGCGTTTTGCCAGCAGGAACCCTTGCTGCAGACAGAGGTAGAGAAAAAATATCAGGACGCAGCCCGCAGCCGTCCCCCGGACAAGATCGTCCAATACCAAACGAATTATCAAAATCAGGTGGATAAAGCATTGGACGAATGGCTGCGGGATCAGCTGATCCCCAGGCAGCGGGAGTATAACACCATCTACACCTGTGATTATCCTCTGGGGCTGGATGGCATCGAGACCTTCCGGGAACAGCAGGAACGGCTGGTTCATGTAGATCTGGAACGGTACTCTACCAGTCTGCACCAGGCACAAGAACGGTGCCGCCAGCGCTTCCGTGAAGACATTCTTTATCGGATGAAGGACGATATCTATAACGCCAAGCGGCAATTCCGGGAACTCAACCACACAATGGAAAACCTGCAGTACGGTGAGGAGGTCTATCAGTTCGTTGTCCAGGCCAGCGCCGATCCCGAACGCCGGGCATTTTATGATGTAATCATGCAGGACAGCAACCGGCGGATCCAGGGGGACGGCAGTATCGAAGATTTTCTGGCCCGCAATGACCCGGCCTACGAAACGCAGGTGGACGAATTGATGGAGCGGATCCTAGCAGAGCTGAAAGCCAATGCCCAGCGCCGCCAAGAGGGAAAGCATCTGGCCACAGAGCTGTCTCGCTATGTGGACTACCGGTACTACCTGGAATATGATATTGAGTGCCGCAACCAGATCACCGGCGGCGTGACCCGCCTCTCTGCGGTCAGTCAGGACAGCAGCGGCGGAGAGAATCAGGCGCCGTTCTATATTGCAATCTGTGCATCCCTGCTGCAGATCTACGACAAATGCGAGAACAGCATTCGCCTGGCACTGCTGGACGAGGCGTTCAGCCGCATGACCAGCGACCGCATCCGCCCCATGATGCAGATGCTGCGCAAAATGCAGCTACAGACGGTACTGATCACCACAGTGGAAAAGGCCTCGGCCATCCAGCCCTACTGTGACACCACCTGTTCCATTATCAAAAGCGGTACGCGCAATGCTGTCCGCCCATTTTATCAGGATGTGAGGGAATGATGGACTACACCCACGAAATTCTCACGGCGATGGTGGATCGCTATGAACGCAGGAAAGGAACTTCTGCCCAGAACGGTAAGCCCCAGCGGGCGGTAACCTTTGATCTCGCAAAGTATTATCCCATATACCGGGACCACCTGAGCGAGGAGGAGCAGGCCATTGACGATGCGGTGACGCGCCTTTCCAGTTGGCAGATGGTTGCCGCCCCCCGCAGTGCCCAGGGATACTACACCAAGATTACTCTGCGGCTGGACCACATTCAGGAAATCTATGAATTTTTAGGGCGGAAACCAGCCCAGGAAACCCGGCAGGAGCAACTGCAGCTTCTATTGGATGCCCAGAGACAAAACCCGGATACTCTCTCCAGCCGCTTCGCCGGAGAGCTGATGGCCGCACTGCAGGCAGGACGTTCACCGGGATACGGCCTTCAGGGGAATGTTGAGAAACTACGGGATGTTCTGCTGGCTCTGGAAAAAATCGGGCAGTTAAACAAAGAGACCTATGTGCGCAACTTTTCCGAGGCCGTATTCCATGACTCCAAGCACTTTCACTCTATTTCCGGGATTATCCGCAGTATTCTCTCCGATTTGACAGACCAGCCGGTAGAAAAGAAGCAGATCCTGGAATATTACAATCTTTTGGAAAATCCAACCTACCTCTATTTGAAAGGAGGCTGGATATTGGAGTTTCCGGACTCATGTATCCGTGTTACTGATCTTCCAGGTGGTATCGGTTTGACCTCTGACGGTTTGAGTGCCATACGGTCTGTCCTTTTGGAGCCCCGGACAGTCATTACCGTAGAAAACCTCACTACCTATCACGACATTCCCTCAGACGATCGAGCCGTTTTATATCTGGGTGGTTTCCCAAATTCCGCACGGGCAAGTTTTCTTCGTATGGTTTACGCTTCCAAACCGGATGCTGTTTATCTGCATTATGGAGATCTGGATCCATACGGTCTTTTGATACTGGAAAACCTGAAACAAAAAACCGGAATTCCATTTGCCGCTTCAGGAATGGATCTTGCTACCCTGCAAGCTTGTTTCCAGGCAGGACATTACCGTCCGCTGACCGCAGAAGATCGGAAAGTCATGCAGTCACCTATGCTCTGTGCCTACCGGGAAATATTTGCCTTCATGCAGGCACATAACTGTAAAGCGGAGCAGGAATCTCTCTCTGCAATGAAATTATAACTGCCGCCCTGGTATCCATAGGTCGGAGGCAACTTGCAAGGCAGACCGTTCTCTCTTGTTGTACGGTTTATTCTGATACTATTATTTTTTTCTAATCGCTTTTAATGAGTTCTAGTCCCAAAGAGGTTTCCGGAATTTTTTATAGGCGTTTATATTGCTTTATAGTCATTTCCGCTTCAAATCAGTTACTTTCCATCGCTCTTGTTTCCGCTGTTTCCGTGTATTCCAGCTCTGTCTGTGGTCTTACATGTGGTCAGCGGAAAAGTTTCGGCCAGAATCCATGACCCACGGTGATACTCTAGGCGGTACAGTTTACCTCAAAGTTTGAAAAAATGGTACCTCTGTCTTGAAAAACATACAAGAGATCTGGACGCACATAAAGTTCCACCCGAAGAGACAAATTACAGCGTCATTGCCAAGGGGCCAAGGTGACCCGGCATACGGTATCCAAACCCTATGAGATGATTCAAAAGATGCCGGGAATCCAGGAAACCGCTTTCCCTTACTTTGCTGAATTGCCAGGCAGAACCGCGTATGATATGATGGCAACAGAAAGCGAGGAGGTGCTGTCATGCCCGTATGGATGTCACTCAAATGCCCTTTGCAAAGCTCTATCCTCTGCTGGTGGCAAAAGCGGAGCGGAAAGGCCGCACGCGAGAAGAGGTGGACCAGGTCACAACCTGGCTCACCGGCTACACCGCCGGAGACATCGCCCGTCTGGAACAGTCCACGGTCAGTTACGGTGACTTCTTTCTGAACGCTCCGGTTCTAAAACCCAATCGCACAATTCAACATCCGGTCAATGGTGGAGGTGCTCCTCTCCGTTTTTCCGGTGACCGTCTTGATGCCGTGAGATTCCAGATACTTTTTATCTTCCGGACGCCGTTTCCCTGGATGTAGAGGTCAAAAATCTTTCGGATGATCTCGGCCTCCTCCAGTACGATCTGCAGCACTCCATTCGGCCCCTTAGTATAGCTCAGAAACTGTATGTAATTCAAAATGGTTTTCCCGCTCCGCATGCGATTCTGAATGCCAAACTTAATGT
This DNA window, taken from Dysosmobacter welbionis, encodes the following:
- a CDS encoding Wadjet anti-phage system protein JetA family protein, producing the protein MLIWDRCSTSQDYSIGKGALTELAETYMEGLGTILPLDEEDSPGESATDARSQGLLFVRRLRDAGWVEDLEGGYEEENRTALSALAVRLLQLFDELLHPKTVTYSGKLLKAYRLLQDMEHEKSPYENVLKEVSADMADLNTSLRQLNASIGSYIDQLTRNRTPQEVLDLFQQYEDEVVVAAYHRFKTSDNLFQYRTEILEGLDACNGQYAEALAADYCRVERVSESEAAIAVRRLVQKVRDDLEIMRDLLSEIDRNHVTYRKRAVQRAQFMLLSDGSAQGKISDLLRYYAQTIQRPEELFEPDESPLSRHWKFYPTEILGRNFLKPAVNSRKPTPIEQAPPEPPISEEELQRQQELLLEYVRQAVTLENVNRFAGQVLNHRETVSALELASTQSQEFIKIIGLHTYSQSPDRNYEISEQEEWVSCGGFRFQQFWIRRRS
- a CDS encoding DUF4194 domain-containing protein, with product MDVREVANYLLNHCFLPSQAEDLLEKHYYAVNHLEELRRIFKPLGYTVVYHSAPLKVIALVSEYEGNQAKLNKYESILLLIFRLLYLQKREKLSLDGAHVVATVGEIQEEYQKLGLPRKLDRITLEAILRTLKTYNLAKPLDRLTEEEAKIEIYPTVILALPDNVLKSSRDETAAALDKYRKAGEEDDV
- a CDS encoding ATP-binding protein yields the protein MIALCRLRLINWHNFVNDLLNIQQITYLIGVNGVGKTTILDALRYCLTTSKSFNALGNRKSKRTLLGSVHGKQRDQDGDRPRYSRKGHTVSYVGAEFRDDTAAPGKDTFVITVRVESEKPDEDMRHVQQRWYISPRGVMLEDLPFLGPDYIPTKREQFCPKNGKMRDTDNQKLAKDLICRALGIGAADSPLGKKFCAVFPMGTGMDDIEDFREFIYHYILPQPEIDPQALQQEQIELDHLNDVLLQAKERAQLLTEIGTLGETARSKQRDCRVNQGFVLYASQQAAEGAEEQILSAICDGNREIDRLQEELQYQKERTEQAHQRWMDALRENQNSPERQQLQVFEDLVKDREKDYTEARKALSSLQNAKQELEALNRKLSDCRRALPAEQMPDAIEQLPEQRQTEQLTAMEQLLREREDSLDQEEFQVRSDLQQLKERQKALQAKIETLEKGQLVYPDQDRAKRVCQAINRELAQQGMEADARILCEILTVQEPDWQACIEACLGNRRFDIFVSPRHYRTAKRVFEHLKAEVGQVSLLDSPALERDGEKDAASPQLSTLAAKVTSENWLAKYYVQNLLGQIVCCDTSEALEAYPQSATKDLLRHYPYRLARLRTPVLYIGMEARKQQLKAAWEEFSALRGQLTECTAQAQSLRDILEQCRRVLHSSVLEDLRKNWGSVQRHQASWQALEQARQEYEMWKENPILQAKITAEHLCQEEWTRQDQKRVEIEATLRSQTNKVQEKQGMQEQASREAEDARAGWLAFCQQEPLLQTEVEKKYQDAARSRPPDKIVQYQTNYQNQVDKALDEWLRDQLIPRQREYNTIYTCDYPLGLDGIETFREQQERLVHVDLERYSTSLHQAQERCRQRFREDILYRMKDDIYNAKRQFRELNHTMENLQYGEEVYQFVVQASADPERRAFYDVIMQDSNRRIQGDGSIEDFLARNDPAYETQVDELMERILAELKANAQRRQEGKHLATELSRYVDYRYYLEYDIECRNQITGGVTRLSAVSQDSSGGENQAPFYIAICASLLQIYDKCENSIRLALLDEAFSRMTSDRIRPMMQMLRKMQLQTVLITTVEKASAIQPYCDTTCSIIKSGTRNAVRPFYQDVRE
- a CDS encoding Wadjet anti-phage system protein JetD domain-containing protein — its product is MMDYTHEILTAMVDRYERRKGTSAQNGKPQRAVTFDLAKYYPIYRDHLSEEEQAIDDAVTRLSSWQMVAAPRSAQGYYTKITLRLDHIQEIYEFLGRKPAQETRQEQLQLLLDAQRQNPDTLSSRFAGELMAALQAGRSPGYGLQGNVEKLRDVLLALEKIGQLNKETYVRNFSEAVFHDSKHFHSISGIIRSILSDLTDQPVEKKQILEYYNLLENPTYLYLKGGWILEFPDSCIRVTDLPGGIGLTSDGLSAIRSVLLEPRTVITVENLTTYHDIPSDDRAVLYLGGFPNSARASFLRMVYASKPDAVYLHYGDLDPYGLLILENLKQKTGIPFAASGMDLATLQACFQAGHYRPLTAEDRKVMQSPMLCAYREIFAFMQAHNCKAEQESLSAMKL
- a CDS encoding DUF2200 family protein, encoding MDVTQMPFAKLYPLLVAKAERKGRTREEVDQVTTWLTGYTAGDIARLEQSTVSYGDFFLNAPVLKPNRTIQHPVNGGGAPLRFSGDRLDAVRFQILFIFRTPFPWM